A stretch of the Aegilops tauschii subsp. strangulata cultivar AL8/78 chromosome 4, Aet v6.0, whole genome shotgun sequence genome encodes the following:
- the LOC109783670 gene encoding uncharacterized protein isoform X2, whose protein sequence is MDHQSVITPWDLECMLCDEAAEPKALPLSLLKRITHDFSDEQAIGRGGFAVVYKGMLENRTVAVKRMSNTYMYEKEFQREVECLMIAKHKNVVRFLGYCADTQGNMARYEGKFVMADVQQRLLCFEYLPKGSLHEYITDMSCGLRWRDRYQIITGICQGLHYLHHKHIVHLDLKPANILLDDNWVPKITDFGISRCFHEMQSQVITKITGTPGYLAPESYNHTKVTYRHSYQLDIYSLGIVIIEILTGNKGYHDVDKVGDVLNKLHQDAPNTPRESSSEENATVVTVAGTNKYDSFWRNMANLDMFNETIHSLDPDIKRCFEYCSIFPRGSKLRMVELVHLWIAQGFIKISCATEDMEEVAEGYFQELVSRSFLQPEESSYDTGCFTIHDALLDLFDKVSGDCFRIENDFRGGGWEGDIRRDIQHLLIRCYDGKLITEKILGLENLLTLIVYNGYAATGEERVIESICKRLPKLRVLAIPFILERYPGMEPNELSVPGSITQLKHLRYLALRTNGACMLTIPRALNKLPRVIQVLDFGDGKLDEVNCVDLINLRHINSGSSEFQFRNISRLTSLQTIACAFGIRDAPGYEVKQLRDLNKLRGSLEINGLEIVKSKEEALESKLAAKERLSELKLQFGHSSPEVQAEVLEGLCPPVGLQTLELHSYDGSRYPDWMVGKQDGGPKDLQTLSFWCCSQLEHAPEAFPHLRVLNLAYCNWDALPGNMVHLTSLKKLKIEWCSEIRSLPTLPQSLEEFCVEWCNDGFMKSCQIFRHPNWQKIEHIPRKTIEGLAPIQDVGIKIRSGINLLTSFWHRKKV, encoded by the exons ATGGATCACCAATCTGTTATTACACCATGGGACCTGGAGTGCATGCTATGCGACGAAGCGGCAGAGCCGAAGGCCTTGCCGCTATCGCTTCTGAAAAGAATCACACATGATTTCTCTGATGAGCAAGCAATTGGCAGAGGTGGATTCGCGGTGGTATATAAG GGAATGCTTGAGAATAGGACCGTGGCCGTGAAGAGAATGTCGAATACGTATATGTACGAGAAGGAGTTCCAGCGAGAAGTTGAATGTCTCATGATAGCCAAGCATAAAAATGTAGTACGGTTTCTAGGATATTGTGCTGACACACAAGGGAATATGGCAAGGTATGAAGGAAAATTCGTCATGGCAGATGTCCAGCAAAGGTTGCTATGTTTCGAGTATCTTCCTAAAGGGAGTCTTCATGAGTATATCACTG ATATGTCTTGTGGACTTCGGTGGAGAGACCGCTATCAGATTATCACGGGAATTTGTCAAGGGTTACATTATCTTCATCATAAACATATTGTCCACTTAGATCTAAAGCCCGCGAATATATTGTTGGATGATAATTGGGTACCAAAAATTACCGATTTCGGCATATCAAGGTGCTTTCATGAAATGCAAAGCCAAGTTATTACTAAGATAACTGGAACGCC CGGATATTTGGCACCAGAATCTTATAACCATACTAAAGTCACATACCGGCATTCGTACCAGCTTGATATCTACAGTCTTGGTATAGTAATCATAGAGATACTCACTGGAAATAAGGGGTATCACGATGTTGACAAG GTCGGAGATGTTCTAAATAAACTGCATCAAGATGCACCTAACACGCCAAGAGAATCAAGCTCAGAG GAGAATGCCACTGTAGTTACAGTGGCAGGGACAAACAAATATGACAGTTTTTGGAGAAATATGGCAAACCTTGACATGTTCAATGAGACCATACATAGTCTTGATCCAGACATCAAGCGATGCTTTGAATATTGCAGTATTTTCCCCAGAGGATCAAAGTTGAGAATGGTCGAGTTAGTTCACCTGTGGATAGCGCAAGGGTTTATCAAGATCAGTTGTGCAACAGAAGACATGGAAGAAGTAGCCGAGGGCTACTTTCAAGAGTTAGTGTCGCGCTCATTTCTGCAACCAGAAGAAAGTAGTTATGATACCGGTTGCTTCACAATTCATGATGCCCTGCTTGATTTATTCGACAAAGTTTCTGGAGATTGCTTCAGAATCGAGAATGACTTTAGAGGAGGTGGCTGGGAAGGAGATATCCGTCGAGATATCCAGCATCTTTTAATTCGTTGTTATGATGGAAAATTGATTACTGAGAAGATCCTTGGATTGGAAAATTTGCTCACTCTCATTGTTTATAATGGTTACGCAGCAACAGGTGAGGAAAGAGTGATTGAGAGTATATGCAAGAGACTGCCGAAATTGCGGGTACTGGCCATTCCTTTCATCCTAGAACGTTATCCGGGGATGGAACCAAATGAGTTGTCTGTCCCAGGATCCATTACCCAGTTAAAGCACCTACGCTATCTTGCTCTCAGGACAAATGGAGCATGCATGTTAACCATACCAAGAGCACTAAATAAACTACCAAGAGTTATCCAGGTGCTAGATTTTGGTGATGGCAAATTGGATGAGGTTAACTGTGTTGACCTTATCAACCTGCGGCACATAAATTCCGGCTCATCGGAGTTCCAATTTCGTAACATAAGCAGGCTGACCTCACTCCAAACGATAGCATGTGCCTTCGGAATAAGGGATGCACCAGGATATGAGGTAAAGCAGCTGAGGGACCTAAACAAGCTTCGCGGCAGCCTGGAGATAAATGGTCTTGAAATTGTTAAAAGCAAGGAGGAAGCTCTTGAATCCAAACTAGCTGCCAAGGAACGGCTCAGCGAACTGAAACTGCAGTTTGGGCACAGTTCGCCAgaagtccaagcagaggtacttGAGGGCCTGTGCCCTCCCGTGGGGCTCCAAACACTGGAATTGCATTCCTACGATGGCTCGAGGTACCCAGATTGGATGGTTGGTAAGCAGGACGGTGGCCCAAAGGACCTGCAAACACTTTCGTTCTGGTGTTGCTCCCAGCTAGAGCATGCTCCTGAGGCTTTCCCTCATCTGCGTGTGCTCAACCTTGCATACTGTAATTGGGACGCCTTACCAGGCAATATGGTGCACCTCACATCACTCAAGAAACTCAAGATCGAGTGGTGCTCTGAAATCCGGTCGCTTCCAACACTGCCCCAGTCTCTTGAGGAGTTTTGTGTTGAGTGGTGCAATGATGGGTTTATGAAGTCTTGTCAAATATTCAGACACCCAAACTGGCAAAAGATTGAGCACATCCCCAGGAAAACAATCGAAGGCCTAGCAC CTATACAGGATGTGGGAATCAAGATTCGGTCCGGCATCAATCTCCTGACAAGCTTTTGGCATCGCAAGAAAGTATGA
- the LOC109783670 gene encoding uncharacterized protein isoform X1 has product MDHQSVITPWDLECMLCDEAAEPKALPLSLLKRITHDFSDEQAIGRGGFAVVYKGMLENRTVAVKRMSNTYMYEKEFQREVECLMIAKHKNVVRFLGYCADTQGNMARYEGKFVMADVQQRLLCFEYLPKGSLHEYITDMSCGLRWRDRYQIITGICQGLHYLHHKHIVHLDLKPANILLDDNWVPKITDFGISRCFHEMQSQVITKITGTPGYLAPESYNHTKVTYRHSYQLDIYSLGIVIIEILTGNKGYHDVDKVVESWSNMLEQSQSEVQKKQIRVCAQIGIECTNFDPAKRPDTLHIISRLDETESMGGYIKTGMITSQQVGDVLNKLHQDAPNTPRESSSEENATVVTVAGTNKYDSFWRNMANLDMFNETIHSLDPDIKRCFEYCSIFPRGSKLRMVELVHLWIAQGFIKISCATEDMEEVAEGYFQELVSRSFLQPEESSYDTGCFTIHDALLDLFDKVSGDCFRIENDFRGGGWEGDIRRDIQHLLIRCYDGKLITEKILGLENLLTLIVYNGYAATGEERVIESICKRLPKLRVLAIPFILERYPGMEPNELSVPGSITQLKHLRYLALRTNGACMLTIPRALNKLPRVIQVLDFGDGKLDEVNCVDLINLRHINSGSSEFQFRNISRLTSLQTIACAFGIRDAPGYEVKQLRDLNKLRGSLEINGLEIVKSKEEALESKLAAKERLSELKLQFGHSSPEVQAEVLEGLCPPVGLQTLELHSYDGSRYPDWMVGKQDGGPKDLQTLSFWCCSQLEHAPEAFPHLRVLNLAYCNWDALPGNMVHLTSLKKLKIEWCSEIRSLPTLPQSLEEFCVEWCNDGFMKSCQIFRHPNWQKIEHIPRKTIEGLAPIQDVGIKIRSGINLLTSFWHRKKV; this is encoded by the exons ATGGATCACCAATCTGTTATTACACCATGGGACCTGGAGTGCATGCTATGCGACGAAGCGGCAGAGCCGAAGGCCTTGCCGCTATCGCTTCTGAAAAGAATCACACATGATTTCTCTGATGAGCAAGCAATTGGCAGAGGTGGATTCGCGGTGGTATATAAG GGAATGCTTGAGAATAGGACCGTGGCCGTGAAGAGAATGTCGAATACGTATATGTACGAGAAGGAGTTCCAGCGAGAAGTTGAATGTCTCATGATAGCCAAGCATAAAAATGTAGTACGGTTTCTAGGATATTGTGCTGACACACAAGGGAATATGGCAAGGTATGAAGGAAAATTCGTCATGGCAGATGTCCAGCAAAGGTTGCTATGTTTCGAGTATCTTCCTAAAGGGAGTCTTCATGAGTATATCACTG ATATGTCTTGTGGACTTCGGTGGAGAGACCGCTATCAGATTATCACGGGAATTTGTCAAGGGTTACATTATCTTCATCATAAACATATTGTCCACTTAGATCTAAAGCCCGCGAATATATTGTTGGATGATAATTGGGTACCAAAAATTACCGATTTCGGCATATCAAGGTGCTTTCATGAAATGCAAAGCCAAGTTATTACTAAGATAACTGGAACGCC CGGATATTTGGCACCAGAATCTTATAACCATACTAAAGTCACATACCGGCATTCGTACCAGCTTGATATCTACAGTCTTGGTATAGTAATCATAGAGATACTCACTGGAAATAAGGGGTATCACGATGTTGACAAG GTAGTTGAAAGTTGGAGTAACATGTTGGAGCAATCACAGAGCGAGGTACAGAAGAAACAAATACGAGTATGTGCTCAGATAGGAATAGAGTGCACAAACTTTGACCCGGCGAAGAGACCGGATACACTACATATAATTAGTAGACTCGATGAAACCGAAAGTATGGGCGGATATATCAAAACAGGCATGATTACTTCACAACAG GTCGGAGATGTTCTAAATAAACTGCATCAAGATGCACCTAACACGCCAAGAGAATCAAGCTCAGAG GAGAATGCCACTGTAGTTACAGTGGCAGGGACAAACAAATATGACAGTTTTTGGAGAAATATGGCAAACCTTGACATGTTCAATGAGACCATACATAGTCTTGATCCAGACATCAAGCGATGCTTTGAATATTGCAGTATTTTCCCCAGAGGATCAAAGTTGAGAATGGTCGAGTTAGTTCACCTGTGGATAGCGCAAGGGTTTATCAAGATCAGTTGTGCAACAGAAGACATGGAAGAAGTAGCCGAGGGCTACTTTCAAGAGTTAGTGTCGCGCTCATTTCTGCAACCAGAAGAAAGTAGTTATGATACCGGTTGCTTCACAATTCATGATGCCCTGCTTGATTTATTCGACAAAGTTTCTGGAGATTGCTTCAGAATCGAGAATGACTTTAGAGGAGGTGGCTGGGAAGGAGATATCCGTCGAGATATCCAGCATCTTTTAATTCGTTGTTATGATGGAAAATTGATTACTGAGAAGATCCTTGGATTGGAAAATTTGCTCACTCTCATTGTTTATAATGGTTACGCAGCAACAGGTGAGGAAAGAGTGATTGAGAGTATATGCAAGAGACTGCCGAAATTGCGGGTACTGGCCATTCCTTTCATCCTAGAACGTTATCCGGGGATGGAACCAAATGAGTTGTCTGTCCCAGGATCCATTACCCAGTTAAAGCACCTACGCTATCTTGCTCTCAGGACAAATGGAGCATGCATGTTAACCATACCAAGAGCACTAAATAAACTACCAAGAGTTATCCAGGTGCTAGATTTTGGTGATGGCAAATTGGATGAGGTTAACTGTGTTGACCTTATCAACCTGCGGCACATAAATTCCGGCTCATCGGAGTTCCAATTTCGTAACATAAGCAGGCTGACCTCACTCCAAACGATAGCATGTGCCTTCGGAATAAGGGATGCACCAGGATATGAGGTAAAGCAGCTGAGGGACCTAAACAAGCTTCGCGGCAGCCTGGAGATAAATGGTCTTGAAATTGTTAAAAGCAAGGAGGAAGCTCTTGAATCCAAACTAGCTGCCAAGGAACGGCTCAGCGAACTGAAACTGCAGTTTGGGCACAGTTCGCCAgaagtccaagcagaggtacttGAGGGCCTGTGCCCTCCCGTGGGGCTCCAAACACTGGAATTGCATTCCTACGATGGCTCGAGGTACCCAGATTGGATGGTTGGTAAGCAGGACGGTGGCCCAAAGGACCTGCAAACACTTTCGTTCTGGTGTTGCTCCCAGCTAGAGCATGCTCCTGAGGCTTTCCCTCATCTGCGTGTGCTCAACCTTGCATACTGTAATTGGGACGCCTTACCAGGCAATATGGTGCACCTCACATCACTCAAGAAACTCAAGATCGAGTGGTGCTCTGAAATCCGGTCGCTTCCAACACTGCCCCAGTCTCTTGAGGAGTTTTGTGTTGAGTGGTGCAATGATGGGTTTATGAAGTCTTGTCAAATATTCAGACACCCAAACTGGCAAAAGATTGAGCACATCCCCAGGAAAACAATCGAAGGCCTAGCAC CTATACAGGATGTGGGAATCAAGATTCGGTCCGGCATCAATCTCCTGACAAGCTTTTGGCATCGCAAGAAAGTATGA
- the LOC141021987 gene encoding uncharacterized protein yields MGNPCDSMDRELFFAAMTITVGDGRATRFWHSPWLEGKKPKDIALLVFASSSNKNKSVKEATQDQNWVHWINMEDGLSVHHIAQFCMLWEKLSQVELRDDLADDIKWNLTTNGTYLSASTYKAQFRGAVATNMKKVVWGNWPPPKCKFFAWLINKNRIWTADRLQR; encoded by the coding sequence ATGGGAAACCCATGCGACTCCATGGACAGAGAGCTCTTTTTTGCTGCGATGACTATCACCGTGGGGGACGGTCGGGCGACACGTTTTTGGCACTCCCCATGGCTGGAAGGAAAGAAGCCCAAGGACATCGCCCTGCTCGTGTTTGCGAGCTCATCCAACAAGAACAAATCTGTAAAGGAGGCCACCCAGGATCAAAATTGGGTACACTGGATTAACATGGAGGACGGGCTTTCGGTTCACCATATTGCACAGTTCTGCATGCTCTGGGAGAAGCTCAGCCAGGTTGAGCTTCGGGATGACCTGGCCGATGACATCAAGTGGAACCTCACGACCAATGGCACATACTTGTCCGCCTCGACCTACAAGGCGCAATTCAGAGGGGCGGTGGCAACCAACATGAAGAAAGTGGTATGGGGAAACTGGCCCCCTCCCAAGTGCAAGTTTTTCGCGTGGCTCATCAACAAGAACAGGATTTGGACGGCGGACCGGCTACAGCGGTGA